In Aspergillus nidulans FGSC A4 chromosome IV, a single window of DNA contains:
- a CDS encoding uncharacterized protein (transcript_id=CADANIAT00000846), with amino-acid sequence MSDKSVSAGRETLPVRRRYSGDRDLNAKQPAGTAGSDAALEGSSSPGRTPMALASEDGSMNSNRAQYSATFSYTNTRTDDLNSNPASDNVVELAASHLRQGLRPPRKAQGSRSGAPRSRPVSRPGADSWTGKASAGSESRLRYSVNSTDDVGSADGGTSRLQHQQLHSNSGSNDGRFPVTGVARQNEIGSLSRASGQPTEDSSYGQESAQRLSNEQRPAGGVFAADGGTASSRLLLQVDTKPLTEEELRNETQAIYSGILMAEKKCIELFKHHFQKNTELSQQEWQMLVSLHRVLLEEYHAFFLASQQQAAGPAVNRLAEQYAMPSRLWRYGIHSLLELLRHRLPGSLERILAFFHLAYGYMTVFLEFVPKFEDTWLECLGDLSRYRMLVEDADIREREGWAEIARHWYNKAADRNPDIGRIQHHLAPLARPDFVQQLFYYTKSMVCVHPFGGTRDSILHLFNPVLKAPETLGGLKEIVAAFVAAHGYLFKGELGNPFERACFDFLSILELYIGRLGPTFKAQGVYISSCNFAAVLEYGAPNALLPREFLTNAAQSKSMDDIYFASHRFWTPVGDLKTIEADFLASRNSDTISPVVFYAACFTFQTLSIMLDQTGNKNVYPSFHASLAFLWSLARTPTSMKRVEVIVPWQQIATFLNTLTRNFTDFTLIEGTDFPSQGDDRWLFEDFLIRGQVWSQNLYPTDFFDKAPTVDDGRNLEPPSRDLSRMHRCLWLGVRLAKFNRWMTYDAASRRFMATEFASDLDKMAREHSPFYGKGLQTESNLEMHDT; translated from the exons ATGAGCGACAAGAGTGTCAGTGCTGGTAGGGAAACGCTCCCAGTGCGACGCCGGTACAGCGGAGATCGCGATCTTAATGCCAAACAGCCGGCGGGCACCGCGGGCTCGGATGCGGCACTGGAAGGGAGCAGCTCGCCTGG GAGGACGCCCATGGCATTAGCATCGGAAGATGGATCGATGAATTCTAATCGCGCTCAATATTCTGCTACTTTCTCGTATACCAATACGAGGACTGATGACTTGAATTCCAATCCTGCAAGCGATAATGTCGTTGAGCTTGCGGCCTCACATCTTCGCCAGGGCCTTCGCCCGCCACGCAAAGCCCAGGGATCTCGTTCAGGAGCTCCGCGCAGTCGCCCCGTCAGCCGGCCCGGAGCGGACAGCTGGACAGGAAAGGCAAGCGCGGGCAGCGAGTCTCGACTTCGGTATTCTGTAAACTCGACAGACGATGTTGGCAGTGCTGACGGTGGCACATCGCGGctgcagcaccagcaactcCATTCGAACTCCGGCTCAAACGACGGACGGTTCCCGGTCACCGGGGTCGCCAGGCAGAATGAAATCGGCTCCCTCTCGCGCGCATCCGGTCAGCCGACAGAAGACTCGAGCTACGGCCAGGAGTCCGCGCAGCGTTTGAGCAACGAACAGCGGCCAGCTGGAGGGGTTTTTGCGGCTGACGGAGGTACAGCATCTTCTAGGCTCTTGCTACAGGTAGACACTAAACCTTTGACAGAAGAGGAATTGAGAAATGAAACGCAAGCCATCTATTCGGGAATACTCATGGCGGAAAAGAAATGCATAGAGTTATTCAAGCACCATTTCCAGAAGAATACCGAATTATCTCAGCAAGAGTGGCAGATGTTAGTCAGTCTACACCGTGTCCTACTCGAGGAATATCACGCTTTTTTCTTAGCTTCCCAACAACAGGCAGCGGGGCCCGCCGTCAACCGCCTAGCAGAGCAATACGCCATGCCTAGTCGCTTGTGGCGATATGGCATCCATTCTTTGCTTGAGTTGCTGCGGCACCGACTTCCTGGCTCCCTAGAGAGGATACTGGCATTTTTCCACCTGGCGTATGGCTACATGACCGTCTTCTTAGAGTTCGTGCCCAAATTTGAAGACACTTGGCTAGAATGCCTTGGTGACCTGTCACGATACCGCATGCTCGTCGAAGACGCCGACATCCGTGAGCGCGAAGGCTGGGCTGAAATTGCAAGGCACTGGTACAACAAAGCTGCCGATAGGAATCCCGACATTGGCAGGATCCAGCATCATCTTGCGCCACTGGCCCGCCCCGATTTTGTGCAGCAGCTGTTCTACTACACAAAATCAATGGTCTGTGTCCATCCATTTGGCGGCACTAGGGATAGTATACTTCATCTGTTCAATCCAGTTCTGAAAGCTCCAGAAACATTGGGCGGTCTTAAAGAGATCGTAGCAGCCTTTGTGGCTGCACATGGTTACCTATTCAAGGGCGAATTGGGGAACCCGTTCGAGCGTGCATGCTTTGACTTCTTATCAATTCTGGAACTATATATCGGTCGACTGGGGCCTACCTTCAAAGCTCAGGGTGTCTACATCTCGTCCTGCAATTTCGCCGCAGTGCTTGAATATGGAGCGCCCAATGCACTTCTACCGCGCGAGTTCCTCACAAATGCTGCCCAGTCAAAGTCTATGGATGATATCTATTTTGCCTCCCACCGATTCTGGACGCCTGTGGGAGATCTCAAGACCATAGAGGCCGACTTCCTGGCTTCTAGGAACTCGGACACTATCTCGCCTGTGGTCTTTTACGCCGCTTGTTTCACATTTCAGACGTTGTCAATCATGCTGGATCAAACTGGCAACAAGAACGTTTACCCGTCATTCCATGCTTCACTGGCCTTCCTTTGGAGCCTGGCCCGGACACCAACTAGTATGAAGAGAGTCGAGGTTATAGTACCATGGCAGCAGATTGCCACATTCCTCAACACCCTAACCCGCAATTTCACCGACTTTACTCTTATCGAAGGAACCGATTTCCCCAGCCAAGGCGACGATAGATGGCTTTTCGAGGACTTCCTGATTCGCGGTCAAGTTTGGAGCCAGAATCTGTACCCGACGGACTTTTTTGACAAAGCCCCAACTGTTGATGATGGCCGAAATCTTGAACCACCGTCTCGAGACCTTTCGCGGATGCACAGATGCTTATGGCTTGGGGTTAGGCTTGCTAAG TTCAACCGTTGGATGACATATGATGCGGCTTCTCGAAGGTTCATGGCTACTGAGTTTGCGTCGGACCTGGATAAGATGGCTCGGGAACACAGCCCGTTTTACGGCAAAGGCCTACAAACGGAATCAAACTTGGAAATGCATGATACATAA
- a CDS encoding putative cell wall protein (transcript_id=CADANIAT00000848), producing MQFLLPLLLTTSTVLSLPVNDPALSRRQFNPSSNLDTSTNTGTNTAISIPDGPVYNDHDFFTDTYTENTDPSSNSGEAIGYTEAGSDINIAIPDGPSLNLGDYYENTYQESYQEDYHEPETTPVPTSQVIEEPGEIPTPSLPLPPPPTSVPPSVDLYTPVPLPPAETGESENDTPIPETEDNTVIEGPEEPVEEEIETCPAPEPEPAPEAETEFVNEPQNPVEKAVESKPRPVMEPNAGKSCSCA from the coding sequence ATGCAATTCCTCTTgcccctcctcctcaccacAAGTACCGTCCTCTCCCTGCCAGTCAACGACCCCGCTCTAAGCCGCAGACAATTCAACCCGAGCTCAAATCTCGACACATCCACAAACACTGGCACAAACACCGCTATTAGCATCCCCGACGGACCAGTCTACAATGATCACGACTTTTTTACAGACACATATACCGAGAACACCGACCCCAGTTCAAATTCAGGAGAAGCGATCGGCTATACAGAAGCCGGCTCAGATATCAATATCGCTATACCTGATGGCCCGTCGCTAAATCTGGGCGATTATTACGAGAATACGTATCAGGAAAGTTATCAAGAGGACTACCACGAACCGGAGACAACACCAGTTCCTACTTCTCAGGTAATTGAGGAACCTGGAGAGATTCCGACGCCGTCGCTCCCTctgccgccgcctccaacTTCGGTGCCCCCGAGTGTGGACCTCTATACGCCTGTTCCCTTGCCCCCTGCTGAAACAGGGGAGAGTGAAAATGATACTCCTATTCCGGAGACCGAAGACAATACTGTGATTGAGGGACCAGAAGAGCccgttgaggaggagatcgaaACGTGCCCTGCTCCAGAACCTGAACCTGCCCCCGAGGCTGAGACTGAGTTCGTGAACGAGCCTCAAAACCCGGTTGAGAAGGCAGTGGAGTCAAAGCCTCGGCCTGTGATGGAGCCAAACGCTGGGAAGAGCTGTTCTTGTGCGTGA
- a CDS encoding ATG3/ATG10 family protein (transcript_id=CADANIAT00000851), which produces MNILHSTLSTWRDRLAPVSRTSTFRTTGQITPEEFVLAGDYLVYKFPSWSWGDASSPSKRVSYLPPGKQFLVTRGVPCHRRLNENFAGDAHLDDEIVRDFLSGGAGDSDGGDDNDGWLRTGGGGKRHESTIRDVRTVDESGKEEAEVEEEEDIPDMEDDDDEEAIIREPAGTTSTTQPTRTYNLYITYSNFYRTPRLYLSGYLSPSEPLPPKLMMEDIVGDYKDKTVTLEDFPWFDGSLQMASVHPCRHASVMKTLLDRADAALKLRREKIKQTAASSSPQEKAKLAQPESGLEGLVDDIKGLSLGDAQKQCQGDKGQAGGDEWEVLQHDEEEEVAIRVDQYLVVFLKFIASVTPGIEHDFTMGV; this is translated from the exons ATGAACATCCTCCACTCGACATTATCCACCTGGCGTGACCGCCTCGCCCCCGTCTCACGAACGTCCACCTTCCGCACTACCGGCCAGATCACACCTGAAGAATTCGTCCTTGCCGGCGACTATCTTGTTTACAAGTTTCCATCCTGGTCGTGGGGCGACgcctcatcaccctcaaagCGAGTCTCGTACCTTCCCCCGGGTAAGCAGTTCCTGGTGACGCGCGGGGTACCTTGCCACCGCCGACTGAACGAGAATTTCGCCGGTGATGCACATCTCGACGATGAGATAGTCAGGGACTTTTTATCTGGGGGTGCGGGGGATTCAGATGGAggcgatgataatgatggaTGGTTGAGGACgggtggaggtggaaagCGCCATGAGAGTACGATTCGCGATGTGAGGACCGTTGATGAATcaggaaaggaggaggcagaagtggaagaagaagaggatattcCGGATatggaggatgatgatgacgaggaagctATCATCCGTGAACCTGCAGGGACAACGAGCACTACTCA GCCTACCCGAACCTACAACCTATACATCACCTACTCAAACTTCTATCGGACCCCTCGTCTCTACCTATCCGGCTACCTGTCACCGTCTGAGCCGCTGCCGCCCAAgctgatgatggaggataTCGTTGGCGACTACAAAGATAAGACCGTGACGCTGGAGGACTTCCCTTGGTTCGATGGGAGTCTACAAATGGCAAGCGTGCACCCGTGCCGCCACGCCTCAGTCATGAAGACGCTCCTCGACCGTGCCGACGCTGCCTTGAAGCTTCGCCGCGAAAAGATTAAGCAAACAGCTGCGTCGTCCTCGCCACAGGAAAAAGCTAAGCTTGCGCAGCCAGAGAGTGGACTTGAGGGTCTTGTCGACGACATTAAGGGTCTTTCCCTTGGTGACGCCCAAAAACAGTGTCAGGGCGATAAGGGGCAGGCGGGCGGAGACGAATGGGAAGTTCTTCAGcatgatgaggaagaggaggttgcAATTCGAGTAGACCAGTATCTTGTCGTGTTCTTGAAGTTCATTGCCAGCGTGACGCCAGGTATTGAGCACGATTTCACCATGGGGGTATGA
- a CDS encoding putative NUDIX family hydrolase (transcript_id=CADANIAT00000844), whose amino-acid sequence MSTRGNPTLVSQTEVSTASGGGGPTPQDDLAVRESATAGLPALWWVPAIADPDVIFHWDHLSFLYGAVAGQTSPYSRWSDARLTRSLLPNHALLRLFLFSFLFLFLKSREPRLMLRGLRPWQRFAVTSSSLRPQLPVAAMSTSASNLNNGLGSFSVSCPPGLSKEDLSRFPAFRVWFATLQRSLSRQKDPSHEFHKDPYLLRKIEVQAVDFFQGGRLGFVKLRAEISNAGGESLPGSVFLRGGSVGMLLLLQPHDVPSTEEDDKWAVLTVQPRIPAGSLAFSEIPAGMLDDSVTGRAGRRRDPSKSSISIPRWQRRVHTLVLMRETNSTQRY is encoded by the exons atGAGCACAAGAGGGAATCCTACTCTAGTCAGCCAGACGGAAGTCAGCACCGcaagtggtggtggtggtccGACCCCGCAAGATGATCTGGCAGTCAGAGAATCTGCCACTGCTGGTCTGCCAGCA CTCTGGTGGGTTCCCGCAATCGCCGACCCAGACGTCATCTTCCACTGGGACCATCTATCATTCCTCTATGGAGCAGTAGCTGGACAAACTAGCCCATACTCTCGGTGGTCTGATGCGAGACTGACACGTTCATTACTTCCCAACCACGCTCTGCTacgtctttttcttttttcctttctctttttgtttttgaaGAGCCGCGAGCCTCGGCTCATGCTTCGGGGACTTAGGCCGTGGCAGCGCTTTGCCGttacctcctccagcttgcgACCGCAACTTCCGGTCGCGGCGATGTCGACTTCTGCCAGCAATCTTAACAATGGACTGGGATCCTTCTCTGTCAGCTGCCCGCCGGGGCTATCGAAAGAGGATCTGTCACGATTTCCAGCATTCCGTGTTTGGTTTGCCACATTACAACGCTCTTTGAGTCGTCAAAAAGACCCATCGCACGAGTTCCATAAAGACCCTTATTTATTGCGCAAAATCGAAGTCCAGGCGGTGGATTTCTTCCAAGGAGGGAGACTGGGCTTTGTGAAACTGAGAGCAGAAATATCGAATGCTGGCGGCGAGAGTCTTCCTGGGAGCGTTTTTCTGCGCGGCGGAAGCGTTGGCATGCTA cttctccttcaaccgCACGATGTTCCTTCCACTGAAGAGGACGATAAATGGGCAGTCCTTACGGTACAACCACGCATACCCGCTGGCTCACTTGCGTTCTCGGAGATCCCAGCAGGAATGCTAGATGATAGCG TCACTGGACGAGCCGGAAGACGGCGAGACCCTTCAAAAAGCAGTATATCCATCCCCCGGTGGCAGCGACGAGTTCATACCCTTGTTCTTATGCGAGAAACGAATAGCACGCAAAGATATTGA
- a CDS encoding uncharacterized protein (transcript_id=CADANIAT00000849): MKSATATKIPNGHGSLYKEVRFSPTSTPIKRSHSVPNDHPTLNLNFGHRRLEMAKETLPTLAIGYLEASRSLLERQRINFDRERTLFAEERQLWEKERELLKTRIRELEALLKSRGVATAPAVGAGIVPSTGVPSTSSPAQVWEGSSPMSRPTRVFPDEEKSESHLHLPSVSEQGAPQPSLDAALSPKSHPTEPLANIPVPIEKLDSSLDGITLKSTALPPDVVARVMTPPSPSSREPSPTSTLQERERPSMDRRSSVKLKLSDLGPPETNLVRDAGHTPMVVIDRDLDTAQGSPGEMGLAEDPLDPPATRLHQPTERADSYFDGVVDLPDDPALQGPLSLVNEKSHDDNFLQEVDMKLLGQAKRILGHREKEDEDEADLDNPSGQGQGEEVPEIKFKNTTNFGTAFGQSM, encoded by the coding sequence ATGAAGTCAGCGACCGCCACCAAAATCCCGAACGGGCATGGCAGCCTCTACAAGGAGGTGCGCTTCTCGCCCACCAGCACACCGATTAAACGGTCGCACTCGGTGCCAAACGATCACCCCACTTTGAATCTGAATTTCGGCCACAGGCGCTTGGAAATGGCAAAGGAGACACTCCCGACGCTGGCGATCGGGTACCTCGAAGCATCACGGTCATTGCTTGAACGTCAGCGCATAAATTTCGATCGAGAGCGGACTCTTTTCGCAGAAGAACGGCAACTGTGGGAGAAAGAGCGGGAGTTGCTCAAGACCAGAATTAGGGAACTCGAGGCTTTGTTGAAGAGTAGAGGCGTTGCGACGGCACCTGCGGTCGGCGCAGGCATAGTACCTTCTACTGGCGTTCCCTCTACGAGTAGTCCTGCACAGGTATGGGAGGGTTCGAGTCCCATGAGCCGACCTACGAGGGTCTTTCCCGACGAAGAAAAATCAGAAAGCCACCTGCATTTACCTTCAGTCTCAGAGCAAGGGGCGCCTCAACCCTCCCTAGACGCCGCACTCTCGCCGAAATCTCACCCAACCGAACCACTAGCGAACATCCCCGTACCTATCGAGAAGCTCGATAGCAGCCTCGACGGCATCACCCTCAAATCAACAGCGCTGCCTCCAGACGTCGTAGCCCGGGTTATGACGCCACCATCCCCCTCATCCCGCGAGCCATCGCCCACCTCCACTTTacaggaaagagaaaggccGTCCATGGACCGCCGCAGCAGCGTaaagctcaagctctcggATCTAGGCCCGCCCGAGACCAACCTCGTGCGGGACGCTGGTCACACTCCGATGGTTGTCATCGATCGCGACTTGGATACAGCGCAGGGGTCACCTGGGGAGATGGGCCTCGCCGAAGATCCCCTTGATCCACCCGCTACCCGGTTGCACCAGCCTACAGAACGCGCTGACTCATATTTTGATGGGGTGGTGGATTTACCAGATGATCCGGCCCTCCAAGGGCCCTTATCCCTGGTCAATGAGAAGAGTCACGACGATAACTTTTTGCAAGAAGTTGACATGAAGCTCCTTGGCCAGGCGAAGCGGATTCTAGGGCacagggagaaggaggatgaggacgaggcggaCCTCGACAATCCCTCTGGTCAGGGTCAGGGCGAGGAGGTCCCAGAGATCAAGTTCAAGAATACAACAAATTTTGGCACTGCATTTGGACAGTCCATGTAA
- a CDS encoding C3HC4 finger protein (transcript_id=CADANIAT00000845), translating into MDSGFAPSYMQEAGLHSTGVPGMSLPSDYDLPQPFDAASLYEAVSNSNVQGLSMPPYSGPFFPNDEVSTMNNRTSGITTAPPITSATFANMGTIDMNTNTNNSFDTLSSAQTMSNVFTNLPRQWPPASQPPTNISTAGPMPRFSYFSNVNTHTSSPAQTAQMFTAPTRLSEVQNEPQHRPTPNPFAVAFSALDPASNSGASYRTSRNAHAFPHSGSSAGSSHHRRNQRTTTLTPTPIIPAHNRARSIQSSRVRARPASMTSTTTYTGTPSIQQQTTQSQSNQPAISTTLETSTRPSARLEYAPMQHQASSRTLHDDPYLDELLRDVPSQYRAIYRNSLAGTPALSKTKKLVEAPKEARPEPKETEEMTINMECKICMSQVVDTVLLPCGHAILCRWCADELMPPSKGCLKERASCPMCREPVKQKVNFPSTVFQALQATDSIQHRIYFP; encoded by the exons ATGGACTCTGGCTTTGCTCCCTCATACATGCAGGAAGCTGGCCTTCATTCTACTGGAGTTCCCGGCATGTCTTTGCCCAGTGACTATGATCTTCCGCAGCCATTTGACGCGGCCTCTCTGTACGAAGCTGTCTCTAATTCCAATGTACAAG GCTTGTCTATGCCGCCATACAGCGGGCCTTTTTTCCCGAACGACGAAGTTTCGACTATGAACAATAGAACTTCTGGAATCACTACGGCACCTCCCATAACCAGTGCGACTTTTGCAAACATGGGTACAATTGACATGAATACGAATACGAATAACTCGTTCGATACCCTTTCTTCGGCCCAAACTATGTCTAATGTTTTCACGAATCTGCCGCGCCAGTGGCCTCCTGCCTCACAACCACCAACAAATATCTCAACGGCCGGTCCGATGCCTCGGTTTTCTTATTTTTCCAACGTGAATACCCATACATCATCCCCTGCGCAGACGGCCCAGATGTTTACGGCGCCCACCAGGTTATCAGAGGTACAAAATGAACCGCAGCATCGGCCTACTCCGAATCCTTTCGCTGTTGCCTTTAGTGCTTTAGACCCCGCGTCGAACTCAGGAGCATCTTATCGAACAAGTCGTAATGCGCATGCATTTCCTCATTCTGGATCATCTGCAGGGAGCTCTCATCATAGGCGAAACCAGCGAACAACCACTTTGACACCAACGCCGATAATCCCAGCTCACAACAGAGCTCGATCTATCCAGTCTTCACGCGTGCGGGCACGACCTGCGAGTATGACTTCTACCACGACCTACACCGGCACTCCATCCATACAACAACAGACAacccagagccagagcaaCCAGCCCGCCATCAGCACCACCCTCGAAACATCTACGAGACCTTCAGCACGCTTGGAATACGCACCCATGCAGCACCAAGCGTCCAGCCGAACCCTACATGATGATCCGTACCTTGACGAGTTGCTGCGAGACGTGCCCAGCCAGTACCGGGCTATATACAGAAACAGCCTAGCCGGAACACCGGCACTGAGTAAAACCAAAAAGCTAGTAGAGGCGCCCAAGGAAGCTCGTCCTGAGCCCAAGGAAACAGAAGAGATGACCATCAACATGGAGTGTAAGATTTGCATGAGTCAAGTTGTTGACACTGTACTACTTCCCTGCGGACATGCGATACTTTGCCGCTGGTGCGCAGACGAGCTCATGCCTCCATCAAAAGGATGTCTCAAGGAAAGGGCAAGCTGTCCTATGTGTCGTGAGCCTGTGAAACAGAAGGTAAATTTCCCAAGCACAGTTTTTCAAGCTCTGCAGGCGACTGACTCAATACAGCACCGCATTTATTTCCCGTGA
- a CDS encoding dolichyl-phosphate beta-glucosyltransferase (transcript_id=CADANIAT00000847): protein MPVTDWADICVHCAELLTSVPLSIIIAAICATVAGVFVSFYAFLTLVAPTPREPLPEETTYRTISKDGSITEPQSLPSWQRPGSNKADPGEAELFMSLVVPAYNEEDRLGGMLEEAVNYLERMYGTLASSRSEGKPLRQRKTANGHANGIANSNTETTPHRKGWEIIIVSDGSTDNTEEMAFSFARDHQLSLHPKGHAGPWTPEPREGVHIPPGTIRVVTLAKNRGKGGAVTHGMRHVRGQYVIFADADGATNFADLGKLVTACQEVEDSHGRGVAVGSRAHMVGSDAVVKRSKLRNFLMHSFHLILWLLTPAKTAMIKDTQCGFKLFSRASLPAIVPYMHSEGWIFDVEMLMLAEFARIPVAEVPVDWREVGGSKLNVIRDSVGMAWSLAVLRAAWLLGVYRRT from the exons ATGCCAGTAACGGACTGGGCTGATATCTGCGTGCACTGCGCTGAGCTTCTCACCAGCGTGCCTCTCTCGATCATCATTGCCGCGATTTGCGCTACTGTGGCTGGCGTGTTTGTTTCT TTCTACGCTTTCCTAACCCTAGTTGCCCCGACCCCCCGAGAACCCCTCCCCGAAGAAACAACCTACCGCACTATCTCGAAAGATGGATCGATCACAGAACCGCAGTCTCTACCATCGTGGCAACGTCCAGGCTCCAACAAGGCCGACCCTGGAGAGGCTGAGCTGTTCATGTCTCTTGTCGTTCCGGCCTATAACGAGGAGGACCGACTGGGAGGTATGCTGGAGGAAGCTGTGAACTACTTGGAGCGAATGTATGGAACCTTGGCGAGCAGTCGCAGCGAAGGGAAACCCCTGCGGCAACGGAAGACCGCCAACGGACACGCAAACGGAATTGCGAATAGCAACACAGAGACTACACCGCACAGGAAAGGCTGGGAGATCATAATCGTATCGGACGGATCGACGGATAACACGGAAGAGATGGCGTTTTCCTTCGCGCGAGACCACCAACTCTCGTTACATCCAAAGGGCCACGCAGGCCCTTGGACGCCTGAACCTCGAGAGGGCGTGCACATCCCGCCCGGAACAATCCGCGTTGTAACCCTGGCCAAGAACCGCGGCAAGGGCGGAGCCGTCACGCACGGAATGAGACACGTCCGCGGGCAGTACGTGATTTTCGCTGATGCCGACGGTGCAACCAATTTTGCGGACCTGGGCAAGCTCGTTACCGCATGCCAGGAAGTCGAAGATAGCCACGGCCGCGGCGTAGCCGTTGGATCCCGCGCTCACATGGTCGGAAGCGATGCCGTCGTCAAG CGCTCCAAACTACGTAACTTCCTCATGCACTCATTCCACCTAATCCTCTGGCTCCTTACACCCGCGAAAACCGCCATGATCAAAGACACCCAGTGTGGATTCAAGCTCTTTTCGCGAGCGTCTCTGCCCGCCATCGTCCCCTACATGCACTCCGAAGGCTGGATCTTCGATGTCGAGATGCTCATGCTCGCGGAGTTTGCGCGTATCCCCGTGGCCGAGGTCCCTGTTGACTGGCGCGAGGTTGGCGGAAGCAAGCTTAATGTTATTAGGGATAGTGTGGGCATGGCGTGGAGTTTGGCTGTTTTACGCGCGGCTTGGTTGTTGGGGGTATATAGACGGACATAG
- a CDS encoding ADP-ribose diphosphatase (transcript_id=CADANIAT00000843), whose translation MSDPMYARSKFLSKGPLDPNEAKWTRLVKTTYCDPNGVERTWESAERQTRPANCEVDGVGIVTILDKSSGPELLLQKQYRPPIDKVVIEVPAGLIDPNETVEECAVRELKEETGYVGVADATSTVMYNDPGFCNTNLNMVHVRVDMSLPENQNPKPQLEDNEFIECFTLPLASLFDELKRLEAEGYAIDARIGTIAEGIELAKKLKL comes from the exons ATGTCAGATCCAATGTACGCCAGGTCAAAGTTCCTGTCAAAAGGGCCCCTG GACCCGAACGAAGCAAAGTGGACGAGACTAGTTAAGACCACTTATTGCGACCCCAATGGCGTCGAGAGAACTTGGGAGTCGGCGGAAAGACAG ACTCGACCTGCAAACTGTGAGGTAGATGGTGTCGGAATTGTAACCATTTTGGACAAATCCAGCGGCCCGGAGCTCCTCCTTCAGAAGCAATACAGGCCGCCAATCGATAAAGTCGTCATTGAAGTGCCGGCTGGCCTCATCGATCCCAATGAAACTGTCGAGGAGTGCGCTGTGCGTGAGCTCAAGGAGGAGACAGGGTATGTAGGCGTAGCCGACGCGACAAGTACGGTCATGTACAACG ACCCAGGGTTCTGTAACACAAACTTGAACATGGTCCATGTCCGCGTGGACATGTCTCTCCCTGAAAACCAAAATCCCAAGCCACAACTTGAGGACAACGAATTCATAGAGTGCTTCACTCTGCCGCTGGCTTCCTTATTTGATGAACTGAAAAGACTGGAAGCCGAGGGATATGCTATTGATGCCCGAATTGGGACAATAGCGGAAGGCATCGAACTGGCGAAGAAACTGAAGCTCTGA
- a CDS encoding uncharacterized protein (transcript_id=CADANIAT00000850), which translates to MPESPFLLLPPELRLQIYSYVLDIPTPYTTLTQHSKPLIVINDTGNKYTTRAIYRSLHISPNWVGISKSEGPNERSKTLSLLSVNRQIHAEVEHFLYTSHTLFFLNGFDLDHLGEFLDTLSATARSCIRSIGFEVYLFVHNTPGPVKRGFRQYERAARVVREKLPNLRGVVFYFDPWFLACCGDAGFGPWCDERSVLATGVRYLLKVFGGIEPRDKDNDKLRARVEMDLHFLPSSATFKVPGLEQGHAKSLVKVS; encoded by the coding sequence ATGCCAGAATCTCCCTTTCTGCTCTTACCCCCCGAGCTCCGCCTCCAAATCTACTCCTACGTCCTTGACATTCCGACCCCCTACACAACCCTAACGCAACATAGCAAACCTCTGATCGTGATAAACGACACAGGCAACAAATACACTACGCGCGCAATTTACCGCTCGCTGCACATCTCTCCAAATTGGGTCGGAATCAGCAAGAGTGAAGGCCCAAATGAACGAAGTAAAACGCTCTCTCTCCTATCTGTCAACCGCCAGATCCACGCAGAGGTCGAACACTTTCTCTACACTTCACAcacgctcttcttcctcaatggCTTTGACCTAGATCATCTAGGCGAGTTCCTGGATACGCTCTCTGCTACGGCGAGATCGTGCATCCGGTCTATCGGGTTCGAGGTTTACTTGTTCGTGCATAATACTCCCGGACCAGTCAAACGGGGTTTCCGGCAGTACGAGCGTGCCGCGAGAGTTGTCAGAGAGAAGCTGCCGAATCTGAGGGGCGTGGTGTTTTACTTTGACCCGTGGTTTTTAGCCTGTTgtggagatgctggttttGGGCCATGGTGTGACGAGAGAAGTGTGCTGGCTACGGGGGTTAGGTATCTGCTCAAAGTGTTCGGAGGCATTGAGCCCAGGGATAAAGACAACGACAAGTTAAGGGCTAGGGTCGAAATGGATTTGCACTTTTTGCCGTCAAGTGCGACGTTCAAGGTTCCTGGGTTGGAGCAAGGGCATGCAAAGAGCTTGGTTAAGGTGAGCTGA